One window of the Daphnia pulex isolate KAP4 chromosome 8, ASM2113471v1 genome contains the following:
- the LOC124199441 gene encoding protein Star-like isoform X1: MRFACPNRMSAVPSVFLAFSAVFMFALYYSRATNPPIVIADQPIPTPVPSVEIATKYNLMEETFGENWAKEQADKYLAPSYCTIEYANTNQLQQDHPCVIRLIRESYLRQPAPKNVPYNMNHSETIDPSDGQSKEILRLLHNQTNGFFIECGGFDGEFLSNTLYMERSLDWSGLLIEADKKVFTQLISRNRKAFTTPACLSTKPFPMEVVYNGTAETLGAIIEEKDVKQPQNQQKDTENIYKMQCFPLYSILLAIGRTDVDYFGLDVEGAEYKILKTIPWHKVNMKTVTAEWNHVTEGEPGLTRLMESNKFTKTGLISNYYTREVVYIQNSFNIYREK; encoded by the exons ATGCGTTTCGCGTGTCCTAATCGCATGTCCGCTGTCCCTTCAGTTTTTCTGGCCTTCTCCGCCGTGTTTATGTTTGCGCTTTATTACAGCAGAGCCACA AACCCTCCTATTGTTATTGCCGACCAACCAATTCCGACTCCTGTTCCATCAGTGGAGATTGCGACAAAGTACAACTTGATGGAAGAAACTTTCGGTGAAAACTGGGCCAAAGAACAAGCAGATAAATATTTAGCGCCGTCTTATTGCACCATAG AGTACGCCAACACAAATCAACTACAGCAGGATCATCCCTGTGTGATCCGTTTGATTCGCGAGAGTTACCTGCGCCAACCTGCACCGAAAAACGTGCCCTATAACATGAATCATTCTGAAACGATCGATCCCTCCGACGGGCAATCGAAAGAGATTTTGCGACTCCTGCACAatcaa ACTAATGGTTTTTTCATCGAATGCGGTGGATTCGACGGTGAATTTCTTTCCAACACCTTGTACATGGAGCGTTCACTTGATTGGAGCGGATTGCTGATTGAAGCGGACAAGAAAGTGTTCACTCAGCTGATATCTCGCAATCGCAAAGCGTTCACCACGCCCGCTTGTCTCAGTACGAAACCGTTTCCCATGGAA GTGGTCTACAATGGTACCGCCGAAACGTTGGGCGCCATTATCGAGGAGAAAGATGTTAAACAACCGCAAAACCAGCAGAAAGACACtgaaaacatttacaaaatgCAGTGTTTCCCGCTTTACTCCATTCTACTTGCAATCGGTAGAACCGACGTAGACTATTTTGGACTTGACGTTGAAGGAGCTGAGTataaaatcttgaaaaccattcCTTGGCACAAAGTCAACATGAAG ACGGTGACTGCGGAGTGGAATCACGTCACCGAAGGCGAACCGGGCTTGACTCGTTTGATGGAGAGCAACAAATTTACCAAAACTGGTCTGATTTCGAATTATTATACCCGCGAAGTTGTCTACattcaaaattcattcaaTATTTATAGAGAGAAATAA
- the LOC124199440 gene encoding alpha-(1,3)-fucosyltransferase C-like isoform X2: MDETVSMTTKIFVNFGRRKVIYCSVILMSFLLVQWQFYSGNQIKFNSQIESIQATGTSGDSSSSFLKSNEICVFTNNLTSTPSPTVDVSTSVPIIIEPQPELYQTIERFSAEDKLLRMNTTFKRILFWNENNKNKNYGVGHGRDVLKKLGCPVWQCETSANRTDVHTYDAVLFHLRTWSKNDLPHPRLANQRYVFWSMESAAWRIYSVAPMAEFFNWTMTYRWDSDVVAPYGYVRPIGNVPLHPSEAQMKIYLSNRRNSSRNYAKGKTKMAVWFASNCRTVVSSRNELVKELQKYIAIDVYGTCGNLTCPKKLDDSYESSEECRDLAASEHKFYLSLENSLCRDYVTEKLFAMMHRPIIPVVYGLHDDQEKLAPPHSFINAAKFENTKALADYLILLNNNDTLYNEYFWWKPYFQVHDSEDEKKKSMCRLCAALHDETLPPKIYHNLTDWWDTQSACIFSPKIL; this comes from the exons ATGGACGAAACCGTAAGTATGACGacgaaaatatttgttaaCTTTGGCCGGCGCAAAGTCATTTATTGCTCGGTGATCCTGATGAGTTTCCTGTTAGTTCAATGGCAATTCTACTCGggaaaccaaatcaaattcaatagTCAAATAGAGTCAATTCAAGCGACCGGAACATC TGGCGACAGCAGCagtagttttttaaaatcaaatgaaatttgcgTCTTCACAAATAATTTAACCAGTACACCGTCGCCTACTGTTGACGTATCAACGTCAGTACCGATAATAATCGAGCCACAACCCGAACTCTACCAAACAATTGAAAGATTTTCAGCAGAGGACAAACTGTTGAGAATGAACACAACTTTCAAGCGGATACTCTTCTGGAATGAG aataacaagaacaagaattaCGGCGTTGGGCACGGGAGGGACGTTCTGAAAAAGTTGGGGTGTCCCGTTTGGCAGTGCGAAACTTCAGCCAACCGAACGGACGTCCACACCTACGACGCCGTTCTCTTTCATCTCCGAACGTGGAGTAAAAATGACTTGCCTCATCCGCGCTTGGCTAATCAGCGCTACGTGTTCTGGAGCATGGAATCGGCGGCTTGGCGCATTTACAGCGTCGCTCCCATGGCCGAATTCTTCAATTGGACCATGACCTATCGCTGGGACTCTGACGTGGTCGCTCCCTACGGCTATGTCAGACCCATTGGAAACGTGCCGCTTCATCCTAGTGAGGCCCAAATGAAAATCTACTTGTCTAATCGTCGCAACAGCAGTCGAAACTACGCCAAAGGAAAGACGAAAATGGCCGTTTGGTTTGCCTCCAACTGCCGGACTGTTGTGAGCAGCCGAAACGAATTGGTCAAGGAACTGCAAAAGTACATTGCCATCGACGTGTACGGCACTTGCGGAAATTTGACGTGCCCCAAGAAGCTGGACGATTCGTACGAGTCGAGCGAAGAATGTCGAGACTTGGCTGCATCCGAACACAAATTCTACCTTTCACTAGAGAATTCGCTGTGTCGCGATTACGTTACCGAAAA GTTATTCGCTATGATGCACCGCCCAATCATCCCGGTCGTTTACGGCCTTCACGACGACCAAGAAAAACTAGCGCCACCGCATTCGTTCATTAACGcggcaaaatttgaaaacacgaAAGCGCTGGCCGACTACTTGATCCtcctcaacaacaacgacacgCTCTACAACGAATATTTCTGGTGGAAACCTTACTTCCAAGTTCACGACAGCgaagatgagaagaagaaaagcatgTGTCGCTTGTGTGCCGCTCTCCATGATGAAACGTTGCCACCGAAAATTTATCACAACCTCACTGATTGGTGGGATACGCAGTCGGCCTGCATTTTCTCGCCTAAAATCTTATGA
- the LOC124199446 gene encoding uncharacterized protein LOC124199446, which translates to MLKGRPNIVWCSYLKNRKNNFKRKGKRNFAFFRNIPEQNFNSQLEQVINNDHSVRPFPIFRSAECRQPFFIKYPWILEDIVAINQPLPANWQEKHDRMLFQRDTRSKTKTIKAPAYLEHYSVVQLTQNTAKKKKKLSSDLRPCWKLRKAVGSADEDSDGISDETDHYIADLTDHATYARPEPFPEYVSHFEKAEVQERIHNRSLPAVSLWIHIFQPLLKLARVDSKISPRDFY; encoded by the exons ATGCTCAAGGGTCGTCCAAACATCGTCTGGTgttcgtatttaaaaaatcgtaaaaataattttaaacgtAAAGGTAAAAggaattttgctttttttaggAACATTCCGGAACAGAATTTCAATTCGCAATTGGAGCAAGTCATCAACAACGACCATTCGGTTCGTCCATTTCCAATCTTCCGCTCAGCCGAGTGCCGACAgccttttttcattaaataccCTTGGATTCTTGAAGATATCGTG GCCATAAACCAACCCCTGCCAGCCAACTGGCAGGAGAAACACGACCGGATGCTGTTTCAGCGCGATACCCGAAGCAAGACGAAAACAATTAAAGCTCCAGCCTATTTGGAGCATTACTCGGTCGTCCAGCTGACCCAAAACacggccaagaagaaaaagaaattgagcaGCGATCTCCGTCCGTGTTGGAAACTTCGGAAAGCCGTCGGCAGTGCTGACGAGGACAGCGACGGAATAAGTGACGAAACGGACCATTACATCGCTGATCTTACGGATCACGCCACTTACGCCCGCCCCGAGCCGTTTCCGGAGTACGTGTCGCATTTCGAAAAAGCTGAAGTGCAAGAACGAATACATAATCGTAGTTTACCAGCAGTGTCGTTGTggattcacatttttcaaccGCTGTTGAAGTTGGCCCGTGTCGACTCCAAAATAAGCCCGCGTGATTTTTATTGA
- the LOC124199440 gene encoding alpha-(1,3)-fucosyltransferase C-like isoform X1, producing the protein MDETVSMTTKIFVNFGRRKVIYCSVILMSFLLVQWQFYSGNQIKFNSQIESIQATGTSSNQLLPALEYVNTGDSSSSFLKSNEICVFTNNLTSTPSPTVDVSTSVPIIIEPQPELYQTIERFSAEDKLLRMNTTFKRILFWNENNKNKNYGVGHGRDVLKKLGCPVWQCETSANRTDVHTYDAVLFHLRTWSKNDLPHPRLANQRYVFWSMESAAWRIYSVAPMAEFFNWTMTYRWDSDVVAPYGYVRPIGNVPLHPSEAQMKIYLSNRRNSSRNYAKGKTKMAVWFASNCRTVVSSRNELVKELQKYIAIDVYGTCGNLTCPKKLDDSYESSEECRDLAASEHKFYLSLENSLCRDYVTEKLFAMMHRPIIPVVYGLHDDQEKLAPPHSFINAAKFENTKALADYLILLNNNDTLYNEYFWWKPYFQVHDSEDEKKKSMCRLCAALHDETLPPKIYHNLTDWWDTQSACIFSPKIL; encoded by the exons ATGGACGAAACCGTAAGTATGACGacgaaaatatttgttaaCTTTGGCCGGCGCAAAGTCATTTATTGCTCGGTGATCCTGATGAGTTTCCTGTTAGTTCAATGGCAATTCTACTCGggaaaccaaatcaaattcaatagTCAAATAGAGTCAATTCAAGCGACCGGAACATCATCAAATCAACTGCTACCAGCACTAGAATACGTCAATACTGGCGACAGCAGCagtagttttttaaaatcaaatgaaatttgcgTCTTCACAAATAATTTAACCAGTACACCGTCGCCTACTGTTGACGTATCAACGTCAGTACCGATAATAATCGAGCCACAACCCGAACTCTACCAAACAATTGAAAGATTTTCAGCAGAGGACAAACTGTTGAGAATGAACACAACTTTCAAGCGGATACTCTTCTGGAATGAG aataacaagaacaagaattaCGGCGTTGGGCACGGGAGGGACGTTCTGAAAAAGTTGGGGTGTCCCGTTTGGCAGTGCGAAACTTCAGCCAACCGAACGGACGTCCACACCTACGACGCCGTTCTCTTTCATCTCCGAACGTGGAGTAAAAATGACTTGCCTCATCCGCGCTTGGCTAATCAGCGCTACGTGTTCTGGAGCATGGAATCGGCGGCTTGGCGCATTTACAGCGTCGCTCCCATGGCCGAATTCTTCAATTGGACCATGACCTATCGCTGGGACTCTGACGTGGTCGCTCCCTACGGCTATGTCAGACCCATTGGAAACGTGCCGCTTCATCCTAGTGAGGCCCAAATGAAAATCTACTTGTCTAATCGTCGCAACAGCAGTCGAAACTACGCCAAAGGAAAGACGAAAATGGCCGTTTGGTTTGCCTCCAACTGCCGGACTGTTGTGAGCAGCCGAAACGAATTGGTCAAGGAACTGCAAAAGTACATTGCCATCGACGTGTACGGCACTTGCGGAAATTTGACGTGCCCCAAGAAGCTGGACGATTCGTACGAGTCGAGCGAAGAATGTCGAGACTTGGCTGCATCCGAACACAAATTCTACCTTTCACTAGAGAATTCGCTGTGTCGCGATTACGTTACCGAAAA GTTATTCGCTATGATGCACCGCCCAATCATCCCGGTCGTTTACGGCCTTCACGACGACCAAGAAAAACTAGCGCCACCGCATTCGTTCATTAACGcggcaaaatttgaaaacacgaAAGCGCTGGCCGACTACTTGATCCtcctcaacaacaacgacacgCTCTACAACGAATATTTCTGGTGGAAACCTTACTTCCAAGTTCACGACAGCgaagatgagaagaagaaaagcatgTGTCGCTTGTGTGCCGCTCTCCATGATGAAACGTTGCCACCGAAAATTTATCACAACCTCACTGATTGGTGGGATACGCAGTCGGCCTGCATTTTCTCGCCTAAAATCTTATGA
- the LOC124199443 gene encoding probable methyltransferase-like protein 24 has product MSKKILATIALALLPLVLLMWLSSHQSSSSPQLINAPTAAYSQLVTTTSTYSTSAIDGHPEAESMSAEEIFRYLHWTNSTSCQFAVDFGFTIYGAAGLFAPDGHKAVCLDKSIAPVYNNCLVYSFGINNLWSFDESMEKFGCQVYSFDPSMGVKDYNRTEKIHFYNIGLSGVDGLHPTKGWNMKTAWSIYDMLANSHGSSTVIDFLKMDIELSEWEAIPQMLRSGFLSDKVKQLAVEIHFDAGDSLETLRRYVRILQDLEAMTGTERAGKFIRFSSRPNPWCQKPISILNGKEEYFAMELAWYNSKYYSF; this is encoded by the exons ATGTCGAAGAAAATCTTGGCTACCATTGCTTTGGCACTGCTCCCCTTGGTTTTGTTGATGTGGCTGTCATCTCATCAATCGTCATCTAGTCCCCAGCTGATAAATGCGCCTACTGCTGCCTACAGTCAATTAGTTACAACAACCAGCACTTATTCGACTAGCGCCATCGACGGACACCCGGAAGCTGAATCCATGTCGGCCGAGGAGATCTTCCGCTATTTGCACTGGACCAACAGCACGTCGTGTCAATTCGCTGTCGATTTCGGTTTCACGATATACGGTGCTGCAGGCCTATTTGCACCGGACGGCCACAAAGCTGTCTGTCTCGACAAATCCATCGCTCCCGTCTACAATAATTGTCTCGTCTACTCGTTTGGCATCAACAATCTGT GGTCGTTCGATGAATCCATGGAAAAGTTCGGATGCCAAGTCTATTCTTTCGATCCATCTATGGGAGTGAAAGATTACAATCGGACTGAGAAAATCCATTTCTACAACATCGGCCTGTCCGGAGTGGATGGATTGCATCCCACCAAAGGATGGAATATGAAAACGGCCTGGTCTATCTATGACATGTTGGCGAATAGTCACGGATCCTCAACGGTAatcgattttttgaaaatggacATCGAGTTATCCGAATGGGAAGCTATTCCTCAAATGCTACGAAGCGGTTTCCTTAGCGACAAGGTCAAACAACTGGCTGTCGAGATTCACTTTGATGCAGGCGACTCTTTGGAAACTCTACGGCGATATGTCCGCATCCTGCAAGACCTCGAGGCCATGACTGGAACTGAGCGAGCTGGAAAATTTATTCGATTCAGTTCGCGGCCCAATCCTTGGTGCCAGAAACCAATTTCGATTTTAAACGGGAAAGAGGAATATTTCGCAATGGAATTGGCGTGGTACAACTCAAAGTACTACTCATTTTAG
- the LOC124199441 gene encoding protein Star-like isoform X2, whose amino-acid sequence MLFGGLFHHFTAQNPPIVIADQPIPTPVPSVEIATKYNLMEETFGENWAKEQADKYLAPSYCTIEYANTNQLQQDHPCVIRLIRESYLRQPAPKNVPYNMNHSETIDPSDGQSKEILRLLHNQTNGFFIECGGFDGEFLSNTLYMERSLDWSGLLIEADKKVFTQLISRNRKAFTTPACLSTKPFPMEVVYNGTAETLGAIIEEKDVKQPQNQQKDTENIYKMQCFPLYSILLAIGRTDVDYFGLDVEGAEYKILKTIPWHKVNMKTVTAEWNHVTEGEPGLTRLMESNKFTKTGLISNYYTREVVYIQNSFNIYREK is encoded by the exons atgtTGTTTGGCGGTTTGTTCCATCACTTCACAGCTCAG AACCCTCCTATTGTTATTGCCGACCAACCAATTCCGACTCCTGTTCCATCAGTGGAGATTGCGACAAAGTACAACTTGATGGAAGAAACTTTCGGTGAAAACTGGGCCAAAGAACAAGCAGATAAATATTTAGCGCCGTCTTATTGCACCATAG AGTACGCCAACACAAATCAACTACAGCAGGATCATCCCTGTGTGATCCGTTTGATTCGCGAGAGTTACCTGCGCCAACCTGCACCGAAAAACGTGCCCTATAACATGAATCATTCTGAAACGATCGATCCCTCCGACGGGCAATCGAAAGAGATTTTGCGACTCCTGCACAatcaa ACTAATGGTTTTTTCATCGAATGCGGTGGATTCGACGGTGAATTTCTTTCCAACACCTTGTACATGGAGCGTTCACTTGATTGGAGCGGATTGCTGATTGAAGCGGACAAGAAAGTGTTCACTCAGCTGATATCTCGCAATCGCAAAGCGTTCACCACGCCCGCTTGTCTCAGTACGAAACCGTTTCCCATGGAA GTGGTCTACAATGGTACCGCCGAAACGTTGGGCGCCATTATCGAGGAGAAAGATGTTAAACAACCGCAAAACCAGCAGAAAGACACtgaaaacatttacaaaatgCAGTGTTTCCCGCTTTACTCCATTCTACTTGCAATCGGTAGAACCGACGTAGACTATTTTGGACTTGACGTTGAAGGAGCTGAGTataaaatcttgaaaaccattcCTTGGCACAAAGTCAACATGAAG ACGGTGACTGCGGAGTGGAATCACGTCACCGAAGGCGAACCGGGCTTGACTCGTTTGATGGAGAGCAACAAATTTACCAAAACTGGTCTGATTTCGAATTATTATACCCGCGAAGTTGTCTACattcaaaattcattcaaTATTTATAGAGAGAAATAA
- the LOC124199441 gene encoding protein Star-like isoform X3, producing MEETFGENWAKEQADKYLAPSYCTIEYANTNQLQQDHPCVIRLIRESYLRQPAPKNVPYNMNHSETIDPSDGQSKEILRLLHNQTNGFFIECGGFDGEFLSNTLYMERSLDWSGLLIEADKKVFTQLISRNRKAFTTPACLSTKPFPMEVVYNGTAETLGAIIEEKDVKQPQNQQKDTENIYKMQCFPLYSILLAIGRTDVDYFGLDVEGAEYKILKTIPWHKVNMKTVTAEWNHVTEGEPGLTRLMESNKFTKTGLISNYYTREVVYIQNSFNIYREK from the exons ATGGAAGAAACTTTCGGTGAAAACTGGGCCAAAGAACAAGCAGATAAATATTTAGCGCCGTCTTATTGCACCATAG AGTACGCCAACACAAATCAACTACAGCAGGATCATCCCTGTGTGATCCGTTTGATTCGCGAGAGTTACCTGCGCCAACCTGCACCGAAAAACGTGCCCTATAACATGAATCATTCTGAAACGATCGATCCCTCCGACGGGCAATCGAAAGAGATTTTGCGACTCCTGCACAatcaa ACTAATGGTTTTTTCATCGAATGCGGTGGATTCGACGGTGAATTTCTTTCCAACACCTTGTACATGGAGCGTTCACTTGATTGGAGCGGATTGCTGATTGAAGCGGACAAGAAAGTGTTCACTCAGCTGATATCTCGCAATCGCAAAGCGTTCACCACGCCCGCTTGTCTCAGTACGAAACCGTTTCCCATGGAA GTGGTCTACAATGGTACCGCCGAAACGTTGGGCGCCATTATCGAGGAGAAAGATGTTAAACAACCGCAAAACCAGCAGAAAGACACtgaaaacatttacaaaatgCAGTGTTTCCCGCTTTACTCCATTCTACTTGCAATCGGTAGAACCGACGTAGACTATTTTGGACTTGACGTTGAAGGAGCTGAGTataaaatcttgaaaaccattcCTTGGCACAAAGTCAACATGAAG ACGGTGACTGCGGAGTGGAATCACGTCACCGAAGGCGAACCGGGCTTGACTCGTTTGATGGAGAGCAACAAATTTACCAAAACTGGTCTGATTTCGAATTATTATACCCGCGAAGTTGTCTACattcaaaattcattcaaTATTTATAGAGAGAAATAA